The nucleotide window AATAAAAGAACTTGCTCAAAGAAAATGCCATTCAACCATCTTATTCCATCAAGCCTATGTCTTATTTATAATGAATGTTTACAAGGTTTCCTCCTTGAGAAAAATCTCTAGCATAATCTAAGGAATCTAAAATAGATTGCTTGCCAGACAAGGTCTGTAAAATAAGAAAACCCTTAAACATGAAAATCTAATAATACTTATTTCCTaacataaagatatgaaagaaatgaaattagAAACAAGCTAAAGAAAAGAAATTGTGCATACGTGTGGAGCGTGCACGCTTGGGATGTTGCGATATTGCATCAAGTGTGtatgcttagcaaagctctcatACTTGATATTTACTCATTATGGTTTCCCAAGTATCATAAAAAACCGACTATCACCGTGTTCATGGAGTCAGATCATTTTCAAGCCTAAAAGATCAAACAATTGAAAAGAGAAGGGAGTTAAATCAACAACACTCACAGCGAAAGCAACAATGGCAGATGCCAATGCAAGAAAACCATACTTCGCCATGCCTTCTGAGAGCCCAACAAAGGTGCTCGCAATCCCAAACATAACTCTCCACAGTACAATACAAATACCAAGCCCTGCGGCACCCACCAGCACCAGAGAGTTCCTCTTCCAAAATGCCTCAATTTGTAGCCCGACCGCCTCACGATACCGCGAGAAGGTCGATTTAATGGCAGATAAGGGCTTGTCAGTGACCGTTTTCACGAAACCGCCATCAAATTTACCAGGATCTGGACTTTTAAATGGCAAGAACTTAGTCCCGGAGCTTCTAGAAGAGAATTCCCTTGACCCAATTCTGAAGCGTCTTGAATTCGAAAACCCAGAAGGAAAAACCCCAGAAGAGCAGTTTCTACGCTGATTTTCAGCAGGAGGACATGAAGGGTGTTTTGGGATGGAAATATGAGGAATGGGGGCATTTGTGGAAGTGGTTTTTGCTGAAATTCCATGGAGATGCCTTGAATTTGAACACCCAGATGAGGAAACCTCAGAACAAAAGTTCCTGAGGAGATTTCCAATGTGTGAAGTGTATGAATGGTGTTTTGGAGTGAAAATAGAACTAGGTAGAGGGGCATTTTGGGAAGTGAGTTTGTGGAAAGACGGCACGTTTGGATGGATTTCAGAGCTCAAATGCCTCGAATTTGAAGACCCAGAAGAGAAATTCCTGAGAGGAATTCCAAAGGAAGGAGGGTAAGAATGATGGCAATTTGGGGAGAAAATATGAGGGTGAGGGGCATTTTGGGAAGTGGGTTTTGATGGAATTCCATGGAAATACGCTCTGTAGAGATTTTGGATGACTGTTTTGGAGGATTTTGCCATTTTATGCAGATTCAAGAAAACTCAAGAGCAGGAAAGTTGCATTTCAGAGAATGGTAGAAATGTAAATACCTGGTCTTTCTTGGGTTCTTTGTTATACGTCGGTTTGGCAGACCCGAAGAAGAAATTCCAGCGCCTGTTGACGGCGCCTTTGGACGTGCCTTGGGGTAGGATCGGGGCGTTTCAGTTCTGCGCCCAGTGCTTACGTTAGAATTTTGTGACTCATTACTGATAACGTGCACCACCGCCAAAGCAGGCCTGTTTGCATCTCTACCCTGCTGCGATTTTGATTTTTGCGCCTAGCGCTCACGTTAGAATTTTATTGCGGACAACTGATAACGTGTACCGGTGGCACATGAGCTTGGGAGGACTCGTCACGGTACACTTGGCATACACGCTTGCTGATCTGAACCAACCAAATTCCTCGTTGTCATGGACCCAATGTATGACTGGCAGAACGATCCTGATCGTCCAAAATatggcatggatggatgattAAAAAATAGACGGTGGAATCAGATGTTTAAGATCATCTGACTAGTGCGATGTGCGGAATATGATCGATTAGCAATGGGCCCAATATTCGAATGGTCAGGATCAGCGGGACGTGAATTGTCAGTGGCCCATTGGAAGTTCCTGTGGTCGAAAGCTATGTGCGGCCCACAGAGATTgcagtgagaaatccactccgttcatcagtttctcaGGCTCCCGGTAGGACAGAAATTCAAAAATCaaacggatccaaaactcaggtgggacacacaacaGGAAAGATTGAGAATGAAAATGTCGACCGTTTAAACCTTTTTAGaaccgaccatgatgtttatattgcatccaaaccgttcataaggttattgcCACTGGGATAAGCTGAGGTATAaatatcttaatccaaaacttctgtgtttCCACGTGGTTTTTAATAGTAAgtgtttaatcactactgtttcctgtcgtgtggccagTATGAGGTtcggatctgcttaatttttaaatttctgtCCTATTTTGAGCtcgagaaactgatggacggagtagatttctcacgaaAATCTCCGTTGCGTCCACATGGTTTCCAATCACAAGGGGGTAAAGGCAATTCGCGTGGTGCGATAAATGAGCTGCCACAGTTGAAATGTAGGGTGGAGTAAGCGACTCGCCACATGATCACATGAATTCTCACGTATGGTagttgtgtggagcccacccatGCTGTCTACGTGGAATCCAAGTAGTGAATATTGGCACCTGGTGAGGCTCctcggtttggctagtgaccccaacgtTACTATCTACCTCGTGTCAAactggtatgtgttttatcttcgtatattttgctaactcattttaaatcatgagctaaaaaatgagacggattcaaatctcaggtagaatACACCATGTAAAACAGTATGAAATGAAtgcttaccgttaaaaaccttttaagTAATAAGAAAATTCtgaattaagatgatatttgtgttttcctaatCTTTGccaggctggatggcaaataaaaattataatgagATGGGCAGGGGTTATGATGTAGTCCACCTGTGATTTAGAACCACCTCTTTTTTAAATCATGGCctgaaatgaaatagaaaaatgaatggatgaactgtataaaccacatacataatggtgaggATGTAAAGCTGACACAAGCTACTTGATTGGTGTCAAAGCTCTACGAGTCCTAccacaatgtatgtattttatccatgccatccatccatttttccaactcattgtTGTTTTAAggtgtgtggatacaaaatacatacaggGTGGGTCAACATTTCGGGGGGGCCTTTGGccagacaaaaaaatgaggctttaatttagaaaaatgacaTTGGTGTACCACTGTATCAttagaaaattaaattttaatctAGAAAATTAACATTAGAATTAAATTTTGTGATAACTTAATTAacaataaagtaggtagttgtggtcctaggttttaggagaagaatttattgataatgatgctattattttgaaaaaagacGATAGAGTTAGACTGTTATTATTGATAATGCTAGTTTTTagaatttgttttttattttcaattttaaatttgtaaattaatttttagatgttcctatTTTATAAGCCTTTCaataaattttatttcaaaaaaattatactttttttcttctttttaattttaattttactataatataagaccttcataattaagaaattttaattttgttataaTATAGGGCCTCCATAATTACGAGGCCTTAGGTGATTGGCTCACCTGCCTACCCCTTAGAGCCGCCcctgaatacatacatcaaggtgagccctacagtAAGGGCCACATCATCTTGGGTGAGTGTGGTGTCTCACCTAAGCTGCTCCTCTCTTTTCTTTGGTGCAGTCCTCTGAATATAAGTTGAGAGGGTGAAACATATGGAGGGTGGCATCACAATCCATTTTTTGAGGTGTATGATACTCGGGTTGAGTATATCCCCCATATGCAGGTACTCAGAAATTCAAAACATGGCATGTATTTATTCAAAACAAAACCAGCTAGACTGTGAAGCCCACTATGCCAAGACACAATCACAAGATCCGGTTGGctgaacaatcctaaccgttaTATGCTTGTGTGGATATATAAAtgttagattttatttatttttttcattctcaaTTGTCTAATAAGTTTCCATCAACCAATGGTCAATGTTAAAAAAAGATTTATTTTGGCTCGATCCAACTACACTGGTTACCGTAATTTGGACTGCTTAACTATCTGTAGAAATATACAACATATGTAATTTATAATTACTCTCCAAGGGTCTCAtttttggataccaccaaataagttgctTTTTCCACCTACAAcattagataagtaacttattttagataagtaaatttaatttatgattaattataagttatatgtttacT belongs to Magnolia sinica isolate HGM2019 chromosome 8, MsV1, whole genome shotgun sequence and includes:
- the LOC131253662 gene encoding uncharacterized protein LOC131253662 isoform X1 — translated: MAKSSKTVIQNLYRAYFHGIPSKPTSQNAPHPHIFSPNCHHSYPPSFGIPLRNFSSGSSNSRHLSSEIHPNVPSFHKLTSQNAPLPSSIFTPKHHSYTSHIGNLLRNFCSEVSSSGCSNSRHLHGISAKTTSTNAPIPHISIPKHPSCPPAENQRRNCSSGVFPSGFSNSRRFRIGSREFSSRSSGTKFLPFKSPDPGKFDGGFVKTVTDKPLSAIKSTFSRYREAVGLQIEAFWKRNSLVLVGAAGLGICIVLWRVMFGIASTFVGLSEGMAKYGFLALASAIVAFAGLYIRSRFTINPDRIYRIAMRKLNTSAGILEVMGAPLTGTDLRAYVMSGGGLRLKNFKPRLSGKRCFLIFPIRGSERKGLVSVEVKNKKGQNDMKLLAVDIPMATGPDQRLFLIGDEEEYRIGGGLISELRDPIVKAMAAEKEFDDLDQKEEEEDAARELAEAERKRQEEIEKLEKGSP
- the LOC131253662 gene encoding uncharacterized protein LOC131253662 isoform X2, producing MAKSSKTVIQNLYRAYFHGIPSKPTSQNAPHPHIFSPNCHHSYPPSFGIPLRNFSSGSSNSRHLSSEIHPNVPSFHKLTSQNAPLPSSIFTPKHHSYTSHIGNLLRNFCSEVSSSGCSNSRHLHGISAKTTSTNAPIPHISIPKHPSCPPAENQRRNCSSGVFPSGFSNSRRFRIGSREFSSRSSGTKFLPFKSPDPGKFDGGFVKTVTDKPLSAIKSTFSRYREAVGLQIEAFWKRNSLVLVGAAGLGICIVLWRVMFGIASTFVGLSEGMAKYGFLALASAIVAFANDMKLLAVDIPMATGPDQRLFLIGDEEEYRIGGGLISELRDPIVKAMAAEKEFDDLDQKEEEEDAARELAEAERKRQEEIEKLEKGSP